Proteins encoded within one genomic window of Setaria italica strain Yugu1 chromosome IV, Setaria_italica_v2.0, whole genome shotgun sequence:
- the LOC105913462 gene encoding glycine-rich cell wall structural protein 1.8, which translates to MAVKFVALVGVVLLFLLVSQDLACARELTEANESEGKNVKPGGAPGLKDEKWGGGYNGGYGNGGGYGGGYGGGYGGGYEPRYGGGYHHGHGGGGYGPGYGGGYGGPGYGGGYGQPGYGGGYGGGYGGGYGGGYGGGGGYGGGGGYGGGYGGGGYPGGGHHGGWN; encoded by the exons ATGGCGGTCAAGTTTGTAGCTCTTGTGGGGGTTGTCCTGCTCTTTCTCCTCGTCTCCCAGGATTTGGCATGTGCTAGAGAGCTCACGGAAGCCAATG AGTCTGAagggaaaaatgtgaaacctgGAGGAGCGCCTGGACTCAAAGATGAGAAGTGGGGAGGTGGATATAATGGAGGGTATGGCAACGGAGGTGGTTATGGGGGAGGTTACGGTGGCGGGTATGGTGGTGGCTATGAGCCTAGATACGGTGGAGGATaccaccatggccatggtggaGGAGGCTATGGGCCCGGATATGGTGGTGGTTATGGTGGCCCTGGGTATGGTGGTGGGTATGGTCAGCCTGGGTACGGCGGAGGCTATGGTGGAGGATACGGCGGAGGCTATGGCGGAGGatacggtggtggcggcgggtaCGGTGGAGGCGGGGGCTATGGAGGCGGATATGGTGGTGGCGGCTACCCTGGAGGTGGACACCATGGTGGATGGAATTAA